GACGACTGCTGCCTCGACGGGCTCGACGACTGGACCGCCATGATCTGAGGTGTCCACCTCGATGACGGCGTCGACTCCATCTGGCGGCTCGAAGATCGACCGCTTCAGCGCGCCTCGTTGGAACTGAGATTCGAGCTGCCTGTCGACAGCCGCGCCTTCGGCCGCTCTGGCCCGGAGTCGTCTCCGGATGACTGCGTCGTCGGCGACGACGTGAACAGCGAGCACTCGGGCGCCGCACGCGAGGAGCGCATCCAGCAACTCGGGGGACAGCAGCGAGGACTCCACGACGAAGCTCACGCCTGAGGTCGCGAGCAGCCGGGCTGCGTCGGCCATCACGGCCTCAGCGCGCATACTCACGGGACCGCCGGCGATGTGGAAATCGGAATCGAGCTGAACGACGTCGTCCTCGGTGACGGAAGCGGACGACAGCCCGAGACCGGTCTTGATCTCGTCCCGGGACAGGAGCGGCAGTCCGAGGCGGCGCGCCGCCGCAGCGGCAACCGTGGTCTTCCCGGCTCCAGGAGACCCACATACGGCGACCGCCAGCGGCCTTTCCCTCCCGAACATCCGCCGATGATGTCAAAGGGCCCCCCTTCAGGGTGTCGAGAATGTGGCGCTGGCTCCGTCCCAGGGACACCAGCGCCCGGGACGGGCCGCGCGACGAAGAAGGAGCACCACCATGACCGAGGGGACGGACCGCAGGAGCCCGGGGGCCGCGGCAGTGAGAGAGCTTCAGGGGGTCGCTCGGTTCACGTTTCACGAGGGAAAGCTCGAGGAGTTCAAGCGCCTGTCCGCTCAATGCATGGAGATCGTGCGGACCAAGGACACCGGAACGCTGCAATACGACATCCACTTCAACGACGACCAGTCCGAGTGCATCGTCCTCGAGCGGTACCGGGACTCCGAGGCGCTCATCGAGCACACGGCGCATGTCGCTGACCTGATGCAGGCGATCCTTGCGACGGGCTCCGTCTCCGGCGAACTCCTCGGTGAGCCGAGCGCAGAGCTCAGAGCGAAGCTGGACGGCAGCGAGGTCCGTCTCTTCACGC
The nucleotide sequence above comes from Micromonospora sp. M71_S20. Encoded proteins:
- a CDS encoding AAA family ATPase is translated as MFGRERPLAVAVCGSPGAGKTTVAAAAARRLGLPLLSRDEIKTGLGLSSASVTEDDVVQLDSDFHIAGGPVSMRAEAVMADAARLLATSGVSFVVESSLLSPELLDALLACGARVLAVHVVADDAVIRRRLRARAAEGAAVDRQLESQFQRGALKRSIFEPPDGVDAVIEVDTSDHGGPVVEPVEAAVVALLRSSPDVPATGRKCAHGRRSSSSDPG
- a CDS encoding putative quinol monooxygenase, producing MTEGTDRRSPGAAAVRELQGVARFTFHEGKLEEFKRLSAQCMEIVRTKDTGTLQYDIHFNDDQSECIVLERYRDSEALIEHTAHVADLMQAILATGSVSGELLGEPSAELRAKLDGSEVRLFTPFQSM